The sequence below is a genomic window from Ficedula albicollis isolate OC2 chromosome 2, FicAlb1.5, whole genome shotgun sequence.
TCCCAGTATTTGTGCTTGGGTTGTACTGAACCGTATAtaggaccttgcacttggaaTTGTTGGACTTCATCAGGATTACACAAGCCCATGTGAAGCCTCTCCAGGCCCCTCTGGGTGGTGTGCCTTCCCTCCAGAGTGTCaacagcaccacacagctggGTGGGGATGGCAGTCGTGCTGAGGGTGCACTGGGTCCCACTGTCCATGTCACTGACAGAGATGTCAAACAGGTGCCAACACCAGCCCCTGAGGAACGGCACTTGTCACTGGTCTCCACTTGGACATGGAGCTATTTACTGCAACTCTTCAAATGCAACCCTCCAGTCAATCCACATCCACCAAGTGATCCGTCAAATCCATGCCTCCAGTGTAAAGACAAGGATGTTGTGTGGAACAGTGTGAAAAGCTTAGCTTAATCCAGTTGGGTGACATCTGTTGACTTCCTTATCCATCAGCACTGTACCTCTGTCACAGAAGGCCACCATATTTTTCATGATTTCCCCTTAGTGAAGTCATGTTGGCTGTCACCAGTCAACTCCTGGTTTTCCTCATGCCTTATATACTTTCCAGGAGGATCCACTCCATAATCttgccaggcacagaggtggGACTGACTGGCCTGTTGTTCCCCAgatcttttatttccatttttaaaaataaattaaattttcaagttttataatacattaatttcaaaataaattaaatttttaaaataattttatttgttaagTAGTGGTTCATATGCCTAGTGGTATCCAAACACGAATTTAAGGACTCAGCATTGTCACAgatgtgaattatttttcaatcaTTTAATATATCTTAATTTTATTACTGGCTAATCATGTTTACAGCCAAGGAAACCTTGCTGATGTTTTCAGATGGACTATTGCTTTCAGAGTTCTGGGTACCATTTACAAATCATAGAGCCTGAACGACTGGGTGTTACTCATTTCTAAGTAACTCACATCAGCCTTTTGCTGTTGTAAAAAATatgaggttttttgtttaaaattactgtCTCTTTGGATTTTCAGATGTGTTATAAAAGAACTTGAATCACTGGGGAAAGCACTGTATGGAGCAAAATTAATTGCCCAGAGATTCCAAGTTCGAAACTGTTCTCACCATAAGAATCCTGTGAGTGGTTCAACCTGTTTACTTTCCATGATTGAAGATGGCAACCCTCATCACTTCTTTATTGCTACACAGGTAAAAGCTCATGGGAGATGTAGCTCCATTTCTTTTGAAGTGATGCTTTGATACCTAAGGAAATAGAAGCCTACAGTAACCTCAATTATgagatttttaaatagtttgtGGGAATTAATCATGTAAAGCCTTACTTGCTCTTTAATGCATTTCCCAATTATGAAGCAGGGAATCTTTTCTCTAACTTGAACAACAAGATTTCTTTTACTTTGTAGTGATACTGTTTAGTTTACCTGAAAGTGTACAAACATACTGATTACCTACTGACATGTAAAAAACAACTCGTTAATTTGCATATTGGTTGTGTGGGCACCCCCTTCTCTGAATTGCTTTGCACAGCagtctgaaaaatgaaattaaatgttaacATCCATATAACTtcaattttaagaaattttgaactaaagaataaataattataCAAATAAAACAGGTGattttttcctgggtttgttACTGGGAGTGCATGTATAAATTATATACAATATATTACAAATAGTTTATAGCAGAATTCTTCATAGTTACATAAGTTACaggactttaaaaattatttatgacagaaaaaaaattgttacttCTTGTGGTGCGGCATTCTGCATACAAGTGAATTGGGACTCCTTTCCCTCAAAAAATGTATGTATTCATATatatgcaggaaaaagaaaaccttggtAAATTTTGCGTCAGAAGTACAGCTAATCAGGAGAGAAATTGAAATTTAGTTGCTCTGAAAGGCACTGCCATGCATATCTGCTAGATTAAGTTTCTTATCTTTTTCATAATGTAATTTATCTTCATAGTTTTATATTAAAAGTAGTTGCATTTGAATTGCAAATAccatttaatctgaaaatattgactaaagtatttaattttgcagGACCAGGAATTATCAAGCAAAGTGAAAAGGAAGCCTGGCATTCCTCTCCTCTTTATTATTCAGAACACTATGGTGCTAGACAAACCTTCTCCTAAATCTTTGGCATTTGTTCAGAAGTTGCAGACAAATCAGCTTGTTCCAGAGTACCAAAAACAAAGTATTGTGGagcttaaagaaaaagaaggactAGTAAAGCAAGAaagtgaaaagagaagaaaacgCAAAAGGCCAGGTGGCCCCAATCCTCTCAGCtgtctgaagaagaaaaagaagaaaacacaggaggggcaggagccttctgctgaaaagaagaaaaggagaaaaagaaaacgAAATAGAGTTAAAGGAGAAGCCATGCAGTCAgtgcagaaaaatgaaggagaatAAACCCATCTTTGTAGACAACACAGAACATGGACATTgtttgaactttaaaaaaaatattaatatggAGTCATATGAAATTGAGTTGTTaatattaacatttatttttatgaggTGGTACTACTTATTACTATATCCCAGTATTTGCAGGTTATTGTCctaataatttattctgttatttAGTATTGGGTTTGTGACAAAATATTTAGGAACCCTCATATTTCATTATTCTCTCCAGCATCATGGTTTGTGTTAAAATTCACATACTATGTAGCAGTTTTTTAGAAATGCTTCTTGGCTTCCATATGgattttggtgggatttttgaCTTCTTTCTAAATCAAGGTTGCTAATCTTAATAAAACTAGTTTTTACAACTGGCCTGTTAGAGATTGTGAAACTGACCTAAAATAACACAATAGCTTGCCCTCAaaagccctgtccagcccaAATTTCTCTGTAAGTACCACATGAACCAATATGTCTCTAgacataacatcaacccaggacagtGTTGATCtttatttattaagaaaatcCCGGAAGGTATGCAATTGTATTGATATTCCTAAAATTGTAATGACATCTCTAGTCTTGCCTATTTCACCTGTAGtttattccttatttttaataggaaaaatgCAACTTTAAAATGCTGAATCAAAGCACTGGTAGCACCCAGTGCCATCTCAGTATAGCAGAGGTGTGCTGGACTCCTGGAATACAAACAGCTGAGGGTGATGTGCCTTGGGCCCTGATGACTGCTCTGCTGTTCAGTAAGGTTAGGAATAGAACAGACATATGAAATTGAGTcgttaatattaaaatttatttttatgaggTGGTACTACTTATTACTATATCCCAGTATTTGCAGGTTATTGTCctaataatttattctgttatttAGTATTGAGTTTGTGACAAAATATTTAGGAACCCTCATATTTCATTATTCTCTCCAGCATCATGGTTTGTGTTAAAATTCACATACTATGTAGCAGTTTTTTAGAAATGCTTCTTGGCTTCCATATGgattttggtgggatttttgaCTTCTTTCTAAATCAAGGTTGCTAATCTTAATAAAACTAGTTTTTACAACTGGCCTGTTAGAGATTGTGAAACTGACCTAAAATAACACAATAGCTTGCCCTCAaaagccctgtccagcccaAATTTCTCTGTAAGTACCACATGAACCAATATGTCTCTAgacataacatcaacccaggacagtGTTGATCtttatttattaagaaaatcCCGGAAGGTATGCAATTGTATTGATATTCCTAAAATTGTAATGACATCTCTAGTCTTGCCTATTTCACCTGTAGtttattccttatttttaataggaaaaatgCAACTTTAAAATGCTGAATCAAAGCACTGGTAGCACCCAGTGCCATCTCAGTATAGCAGAGGTGTGCTGGACTCCTGGAATACAAACAGCTGAGGGTGATGTGCCTTGGGTCCTGATGACTGCTCTGCTGTTCAGTAAGGTTAGGAATAGAACAGAGCTGGGTTGGACCAGAGTTGTGGTTTAACCCCCGCTGGCAActcagccccaggcagccaTTCACTCAACCTCCCCTGCGTTGGGatggagagaatcagaagggtgaAGTGAGAGAACTCATGGGTTAAGATAAAGACAGTCtaataaggaaagaaaagccatgcaaaatacaagcaaagcaaaacacagggAATACAGAAATAGGAATTCATTCACAGCTTCCCATggacaggcaggtgttcagccacccCTAGGAAATCAGAGCTCCATCAGGTTAATGGTGACTTCGGAAGATAAACACCACTCCAAACGTCCTCCCAGCTTCTTTcccagctttatatgctgagtGCAATGCCATATGCTACAGAGTATCTTGGGTCAGTTGGGATCAGCTACCCtagctgtgtcccctcccaacttCTTATGTCCCCCCTGCCTACTTGCTGGtggggtgagaagcagaaaatgccttgactctgtgtaagcactgctcagcaataacgAAAACATCCCAACATTTAAGCACAAATCCAAAAAcacagctactgtgaagaaaactaACTACCCCAGCCTAAAGCAGTATAAGGAGAGAGTTTCCAAAATGGTTTAAAGTACCTGATTTTCTGTAAGTATTGCTTCCTGTGCCTTCTTAAATGTTTGGTGGCATTAGAGTCTGAAGTGAATAACTGAAACACAATAGAGAGATGTGCGGCGTAGCACGTGCTGTGGCATCAGTGTGCTCTCACAGTGTTCCCAGTCATCTCTTGCcagatttttaacttttctcaATGCCTTTCTTCTTAACTGAGATGTTCTTAAAAGGAAAGCTTTCTGCTTCTTGACCTACATGGGTTTAAGCTGTGTGTTCTAAACAATTCTTCAGCATGTGTATTATGCATTTGCAAAGTAGTTCTCGTGCATTGTCTGCACAGGTTCTTGAATATCTTCAGTACATAGCAACAAAGTATGATGCTTTCTGTTGGCTTTTCAAATTTTATAGACAGTTGTTTCACAGAGTTTGAGAAACCAGCTGGAGAGGTGGGAGTTGGCCAGTCTCAG
It includes:
- the UTP23 gene encoding rRNA-processing protein UTP23 homolog; the encoded protein is MGVTRQKHAKKIMGFYKNNFQFREPFQVLLDGTFCQAALRNKIQIREQLPGYLDGAAQLCTTRCVIKELESLGKALYGAKLIAQRFQVRNCSHHKNPVSGSTCLLSMIEDGNPHHFFIATQDQELSSKVKRKPGIPLLFIIQNTMVLDKPSPKSLAFVQKLQTNQLVPEYQKQSIVELKEKEGLVKQESEKRRKRKRPGGPNPLSCLKKKKKKTQEGQEPSAEKKKRRKRKRNRVKGEAMQSVQKNEGE